One genomic region from Rosa rugosa chromosome 1, drRosRugo1.1, whole genome shotgun sequence encodes:
- the LOC133712905 gene encoding transcription factor MYBS3, whose product MGRKCSHCGNMGHNSRTCTNFRGSSTAGFVGTTPHGFRLFGVQVHHHDHMSSSVSSFNAMDMMMKKSFSMDCLPTSSASSSSPSSSRISIDNENSDHHKASIGYVSDGLICRAQDRKKGVPWTEEEHRTFLMGLEKLGKGDWRGISRNYVTTRTPTQVASHAQKYFLRQATLTKKKRRSSLFDMFGSNSRNPQSQPSSIDQAHCVNNIPTTPQSQSNIQLQLSTTTTSAAQNLKPSVHQQKPADYSSSTPPLGSIHDHDRAPDRAMPGWIYGLIDSQLKYSNAASSSKPSTSNIPPPPPSPSSVVPDHLELTLAAPVVRPLDLDQNRSSSSSSPTSGPLLNIGPISVT is encoded by the exons ATGGGCAGAAAGTGCTCACATTGTGGAAACATGGGCCATAATTCAAGGACCTGTACAAATTTCAGAGGCAGTTCCACTGCTGGTTTTGTTGGTACTACTCCTCATGGATTCAGGCTCTTCGGTGTTCAAGTTCATCATCATGATCATATGTCATCTTCAGTATCTTCTTTTAATGCCATGGACATGATGATGAAGAAAAGCTTTAGCATGGATTGCTTGCCCACATCTTCAGCCTCATCATCATCCCCATCTTCTTCAAGGATATCcattgataatgaaaattctgATCATCACAAAGCCTCCATCGGTTATGTCTCTGATGGCCTCATATGTCGTGCCCAAGACAGGAAAAAGG GAGTTCCGTGGACAGAAGAGGAGCACAGAACATTTCTGATGGGGCTTGAGAAGTTAGGGAAGGGGGACTGGAGAGGAATCTCTAGGAACTATGTGACCACAAGAACACCAACTCAAGTTGCTAGTCATGCTCAGAAGTATTTTCTCAGGCAAGCAACCCTCACCAAGAAGAAGCGTCGTTCAAGCCTCTTCGATATG TTTGGGAGCAATAGCCGTAATCCACAATCCCAGCCAAGTAGTATCGATCAAGCTCATTGTGTTAACAATATTCCAACAACCCCACAAAGTCAAAGTAATATTCAGCTTCAACTTAGTACTACTACTACCTCAGCAGCCCAAAATCTAAAACCATCAGTTCATCAGCAAAAACCAGCTGACTACAGCAGTTCTACTCCTCCTTTAGGCAGTATACATGATCATGATCGTGCTCCTGATCGCGCTATGCCTGGATGGATTTACGGGTTGATCGATTCCCAGCTGAAATATTCAAATGCAGCTTCATCATCAAAACCCAGCACTAGTAAtattccaccaccaccaccatcaccatcatcagTAGTACCAGATCATCTAGAGCTGACGCTCGCTGCGCCGGTTGTTAGGCCTTTGGATTTGGATCAAAATAgatcgtcgtcgtcgtcatccCCGACATCTGGTCCTCTCCTCAATATTGGACCTATTAGTGTTACTTGA